One window of Dissulfurirhabdus thermomarina genomic DNA carries:
- a CDS encoding RHS repeat-associated core domain-containing protein — MRYDYAAFGARRRHGGRVRQALVFPGQYLDEETGLHYNWHRYYDPSTGRYLSPDPIGLAGGLNLYGYVGNNPINYVDPTGQFLVSGTVLVGYVYGPAIVAAGTAAAYRLGPYLPAIGEFLEGFVMPGPPPPSPAGYAGSATRYAIDEAIDRVSDWIQDAPVDNCSK, encoded by the coding sequence GTGCGGTACGACTACGCGGCCTTCGGCGCCCGCCGCCGGCACGGGGGCCGGGTGCGCCAGGCCCTGGTCTTTCCGGGGCAGTACCTGGACGAGGAGACGGGCCTCCACTACAATTGGCACAGATATTATGATCCGAGTACTGGAAGATATCTGAGTCCGGACCCGATTGGGTTGGCTGGTGGGTTGAATTTGTATGGGTATGTTGGCAATAATCCGATTAATTACGTAGACCCGACGGGACAATTTTTGGTCTCAGGAACCGTTCTTGTCGGTTATGTATACGGTCCGGCTATTGTAGCTGCTGGAACTGCTGCTGCATATCGACTTGGGCCATACTTGCCCGCAATTGGTGAATTTTTGGAAGGATTTGTTATGCCAGGTCCTCCGCCTCCAAGTCCTGCCGGATATGCTGGTTCCGCAACAAGATATGCAATAGATGAAGCGATTGACAGGGTTTCTGATTGGATCCAAG